AGCTCCCAAATTGGCAAGGAAGTCAGCTCTCCTATTGGCCTCCCTGTCAATGTGGTTAAAGATGGTCCTAAAATGTTCTCATGTTTCTCAGGATTTTTTCCAAAGAAGCATTAAGTTTCCAGTCAGGCATAGACCCCTTTCTAAGGGCATTGATGATaatagctgaatcaccttcaatgaCAATCTTCTTAATATTGAGTAACATGCTTAAGTTAATCCCTACATCCAATGCTTGCATTTTGGCCATGTTATTGGTACTAGAACCACAGGGTAGAGCCATGAAGGCCACCTCTTCCCCATTTGAATTGTGGATGCTACAGCCAAGACCCACCCGCCCAGGGTTACCCcgcgaggcaccatcaaagttcaatttaaaccaTCCCTTGATAGGAGGGACCCATTCACAATTCTTATGAGATAGCTCATTTGCTAGGGAACCCCTGCCCATGAAGGGAGGGATTATTAGGCCTTTCCTTATGagtctcattttttcatcccagtaAGACATATTGATGTCTCTCTGGAGATTTAGGGTTTGGTTATTTACTAATTCAACTATTGAGGCTTCAATTTTATTGAACAATTGATACCATTGCATTTTGctatttttgaaaatcctcctatttctctctttccatatttcccaaatcATGATAGATGGGGTTATAACCCATAAATGTTCAAACATGCTACTAATGTTCCTGATTGGCCAGGCATAAAAAAGATCCAGAATGCTATTGGGGATGGGGGAATACCAAATCAACTACTTTCTTAACCAACCCCAGCAATTATGAGCATAATCACAAGTCACCAAAAGATGATTAGAAGATTCTTCTGCCTTTTCACATAAAGGGCATCTACttggcccttcatatccaaatttcttaaaagtttcagaaGTGAGGATTCGGATTTGAATAGCCAGCCAAGCAAACAGACCTGCTTTCAgaaggcaccttttatcccaacatAACGATAAAGGTAGTTTGGAGCGAGGGGTATGTTTTTTGTTAAGATTATGTTTGTATCCCTCCTTTGATTCATATCTTCCCTTTTTAGAGCCAGCCCATATCAATTTGTCAGAATCATGAGTCAGGGCAATATTTCTTGAGGCCAAAATCTAGGATAAGGAGAAACTTTCCATGGCCGGAATATCAGGAAGCATTGCCGatttccatctccatttttttAAATATCCAATGCTAAATTCTTCAATGTAGTCTTTTACATGAGATCCCCACAGTCCTTCCAGGGTGGGAATAATTGACTTTAGGTTAGGAAGAGTGATGAGGGGTGGGAAAGCACCCCAGGAGTCTCTCCAAAATAGGGCATCTTGTCCATTGCCAATGGACCAAGTTAATTTATCAGAAATGATGCTTCTATAATCTAGCATAAAGTTCCAAATTCTGGAACCCTTAGGAGGGTGGGCAGTTCTGAAGATGCTTATTGGGTCTAGGTTGTGCAGATACTTGTTGAAAAGGGTGCGGGCCCATTTAGCATTGGGgttataaaacattcaccatactaACTTGGCCCCTAAAGCTTTGCTTTGAATAAGAAGGTCTTTGATGCCTAAACCACCCATTTCCTTGGGTAAGCAGATCTTGTCCCAGGCAATCAGCGAAAGTCTGGCTTTATCTTCCGAACCTTGCCAAAAAAAGGTCCTGATATGACTAGTTATTTCCTTCCTCTTGGACACGGGTAGGTCCATACATGACAGTTGATAAATAGGCATGGCCGAGAGGACTGCCTTGATCAAAGTGGCCTTTCCAGTAGATGAAAGCCATTTGCCTTTCCAAGAGGATATTCTGTTTGTAATCTTGGACACAACCTGGTTCCAGAGATTGGAGGATCTAGTATCTTTGTCTAAAGGGAGACCCAAATATTTACAAGGCAGTTCTCCTTCATTAAATTTAAGGATTTTTAGAATGCTTGTTCGAAGTTCTTTGTTTGTGTTAAAGAAAGTTATATTAGACTTAATAGTGTTGATTTCTTGACTGGAGATATTAGTGtagttatttagaatatttttaatTCCATAAGCCTCCATATGGTTACTTGGTCCAAACAACATGGTGTCAACCACAAATTGCTGATGGGTGATAGGCTCCATGTTAGAGGTGATTTTTATACCAATGAGCATAGCCTTTTCTCTGGCCCTATTGATCAGCCTCCCAAGAGATTCGGACATtataatgaagaggaagggggagatGGGGTCCCCTTGTCTGAGGCCTCTGGAAATTTTGAAGAAGCCCTCCGAGGCCCCATTGACAAGGATTGATATCCTTGGAGTTGCGATACATTTGAATACCAAATTGATCCATTGCTTATTAAACCCGAAAGCATCCAAACATTTACATAGAAAGTGCCAATCCACTTTCTCATATGCTTTCTTGATGTCAAGATTTATCAGCATGCTCAGAGATTTGTTGTTTTGTATTGAGTGAATAGCCTCCTGGGCGATGATTATACCATCATAAATGGATCTGTTTGGCACAAATCCTGTCTGTTCCTCATTGATAATAATGGGGAGGAGGGTTAGTAATCTATTTTCCATTGTTTTAGTGAGTAATTTATATAGAGTATTACATAAAGCTATTTGGCGGAAGTCCTCAAAACTTTCCATGACCTCCTTTTTGGGGATAAGGGAAATGAAGGTATTATTAAGTTCTCTAAGGATTTTCCCAGAGTTTCTCATCCCCTCTAAGGCCTCAGTGATTTCCCCACCCATGAAGCTCCATCGTTTTTGATATAAGAGAGTCGGGAACCCATCGGGGCCAAGGGCCTTGTCTAGACCCATTTGAAATAAGGCTAATTctacttcttcttttgttaattttttgttgAGCATTAAATTGTTTTCTTCTGatattaatttcaaaatattttttatgaacTCACTCTCCTTGGCCCATTTAGAGCCCTCCCAATTATTAAGGATAGTCTCAAAATATCCCACAGTAGTTTTAGCAATGATTTCTGGGTTGTCAATAAAGTCCCCTGATGCCAATTTAATTTTGTTGATTCTATTTAATGCTCTTCAATGTTTAGTGCTATTGTGAAAGAAATTTGTGTTTCTATCACTGGCATCAAGCCAGTTATCCCTAGATTTCTGTTTCCAGAAGATCTCTTCATGAGCTAAAATCTCCTCATAACGAGCCAGATTGCTTTTTTCCTGATGATATAAGAGGTCATTCATCCCATACTTTATCACTTCCTCATTAATAATctccatctccttttcaatctctgTTTTTTGTGAGAAGATATTTCCAAAGTGCTCTCTGTTCCACCTTGTTAATTGTTGCTTGATCTTCTTAAGTTTAGTTACTATTTTGAAGGTTTTGGAGCCAATGACGTTGGCGTCGTTCCACCATTTTTCAATGAGTTGTAATAGATTTTCATCTctgagccacattttttcaaagcgAAAGGGGGTTTTAGTCGGTTTAAGAGCTTCTATTATAGTTAATTGGACCGGGAAATGATCTGATCTGGAGATGGGAAGGACACTGGTATCAAAGGATTGTGACAGATTACCAAATAGAAAAAATCTATCTAGTTTTTCTGCAATATTGCAGAAACTGCGTCTTCTGTTATTCCAGGTAAAGGCCTCACATTTGGCAGTTAAATCTAACAAGTTGCATTTATGCATCCAGTTCCTGAAGTCTAAGCATGTTTGAGTCATCTTGTTGATACCCCCCCATTTTTCCTTGGGGTCCAGAATTgcattgaaatctccaccaatgaGGCATGTTTGATCACATTCATTAAGAAGGAAATTCTCAATTTCCTCCCAGACTCCCTTTTTTGCATGTATTTGTGTAGGACCATAAACATTAATTAATGTGAAATTTAAGTTGCTTTTGAGGCTCACAACTTTACCACACATCCAGTTCGAGGTCTTACTTATTATGCTGAAGGAGACTAGCCTCGGATCCCAAATGATGGCTAGTCCACCAGATGCTCCAGAGGCAGGTTGCCCTTCAAGTTCTCTGAtacctatttttttctttaaatttgttaATTCACTGCTATTAAGTTTGGTTTCTTGTATTAAGAATAATTCCAGATTGTATTTGGCAATGCATCGTTTTATGATACACTATTTGTTAggagcattcatgcccctaacattccatgtaaggaGTTTCATGGTTCATTGGGAAGGCTCTTCCCCTTCCCTGCCTCAAAAATATTAGTGATTTTAGTCTGGCCAGCTGCACACCCAGCCCTAGAGAGTAATTAAGTCATAGTTTTCCTACCCCTCTTCTTATGGTCGATGGCAAAGTCAGGGGGGGAACAATGCTTAATAGTGTTAGCTATTCCCAGGCCATCCCCAACATCAATTGCCGCATCACCAGAGGGAGGGGTGATCATAACCTCAGAGAAGGGCGTACACAATTCTCTAGCTAGCAGAGATTTCTGTAGTGCAAGTTCTTCCTCATCAACGATTTCATTAATAAATAGCTCCATAAGATCATCTGTAACAGAGTTGCCCACATAATCAAGTATACACTTATCTTCAAGGGCTCTTCTATTATCATCATCCTTCATGATGATGCTCTCGTCTGTTAATTGATTTTTTCcctttttattctttcattttttgtttctatcttttctttttttgttctttttcttcttcttttcttttttctttttgtttttatccCTATTTTCTAAATTTAGGGTCAGATCACTTGGAGATTCATTCTCCCCCAAAGTATTCATAATATGCACTGATAGAGCTTCCTGGTGACTGGGGATGGTTTCCAGAATAAGGGGGCCTTTAGATACGTCAACAGTGTTCAAGTCATTAATAATTTTGTTGGCTGTAGGTATAAGGATCAGCGAGAGACTCTGTTCGTTCTCAGGGTTTCTCCTCCTAATTTCCATTACAGGATCTTTGAGTGAGGTTTCTTTTCCCTTGCATTCTGATAACCTCAGTGTGTTATTTGAAACCACTGATCCCAATTTTTGTCTATTTAGCATGAAACCTCCCTTAGGGTTGAATTTAATGTCCAAAACCTCCCCCTGTGGAGCTTTAATGCATGTTATTTTTTACCCATAATCAGAGGAGAAGCAAGTCTTAGGAATGAAATCATTCGCATTGATCTCTGGTTtgatttcatagattgagtgatttGTAATAATTTTAATGGGAACAAATGTTGATTTACCTATCTCTATATTAGCTAAAATATTGATATTAGAGGATTCCAGGTAGTTATCCTCCAGACCCTCGAAGCCTCCTAAAAATTCTCCTAGTTTTTTAAGGATCTCTTTATGGATTAATTCAACCGGCATGTTAGGGAGTTGAATCCACTTTGGAACCCTAATTTTCTCGACATCTTTAGgggagaaattaggtttccaattgaaaaatttaaaacaGTAACCCTTAAAAAATCTTAGATTATTTTTAAGTAAATTCTCTTTAAGATCCGTCCTAttgcaattgataaataaaaaatcattttctaAGTTCATGATACTTATCTAGTTCCCCGTGAGGGATTTCAGCCATTATTGAATCTCTGAGGATGGGACACCATAACCGAACCATTTGCCAAAGAGCCCACGAGCGTTGTAACAATCCCATAATTCCTCAGTATGATTATTACTTATAATCATATTATTATCTATATTGAAGACCGGTGGCTTCTGAAAGTTAGAAGGGCCATACTTGGGAAAGATCTCCTCCCCTGTTCTGGTAACAGAAACTGGATTAAATGAAGAGGGTTTCTTGACCCCAAGTGTGGTTTTGTTAGCCTCCGAAGCCATGTTTCCCTGGAACTTAGACAGAGTCATGGGCTGAAAGACAAGAGAACTTTTTTTGTAAGGGCCACCCACAGTTGATCTCTCTCTTGAGAGGAAGAGGGGCGCATGCTTATTCTAAGAAAAAGTAGATTTCTGATTTATGCAAGGTGACCCTACCCTACTCATAGGATAAGGCTGAGAGTTCTTTGCCAAAGAAGTTGAGGGGGCTTCTGAAAAAGTTAGACGGTCGGACAACGCCCCCAGGGCTCGTCTGCTAATATTATTGAGCTTTAAAGAAGTTAGGTTAGCCCCTATAGCTTCAGGGATTGGGGCCTTTAGACCATTCTCCAAGCATGTGTCTATAAATTGTACTTCCATAGGagcaaaactattcttccatcacccTAGATGCCTTCCAGACCCTGGAAAAAACCTCTGAGGTTTCGCAGGGGGGTTTCTGCTTTTCACAGTTTTGTCTGATATTTTCATATTCGCTTTTTCTTTTAAATGGTATCAGGGCATTGTTGTGTGCTTAATTTGGTTTCTTTAAACcatcaaagtggtattagagcaattaAATTTACTTTATTAAATGAATTAAGttaaacttaataaaaataaatatatttatattatatttatataatttaattaaatcaattaatttaaaattaattaaataatttaatttaaacttaATTACTTAAATTCAATGAaacttgattaaataaatttaattaagtttaattgtaacttaaatcaaattaaacttaattactttaattaaatgaaacttaattaaataaattaaatcaaaataaatgaaatttaagTTGATTGCCTAATTTAACTTTATTGaaagaatttatttaaaaaaattaattaaacacAATTAAATAGATGAAATTAAATTTAactcaataaaaaaaattaaactcaattaattaaattaaattaaacttaatTACTTAAATTAAATGAAACTTAAtgacataaattaaattaaacttaattaaattaattaaatgaaatttcattagttaaattaaatttaattaaatttaattatttattaaatgaaacttaataaaataaatgaaatcaaacttgattaattaatttaactgaATTAAACCCAATTCAATTAAACTTAACTGAAAATGACTTCACTATTGCTccattcctcaaaaatcatctaCAATACTGAACACacattttcattttaaaaaaattgatattaaattacaaaaaaaaaaaatgttgtcaaaCATTGTAAAAAGAAATATTGTAAAAAAAAGGATGTAATATTTCTAACGTTTCATGGAATCAAATATTTGTTGAAAATTCATACTATCCTTTGGGAAGAGGtttttgttgtaaaggaagatttACTGGATGATAAATCATACAAATAGTGGCGAGATTGTTGAATTCAATTATGCAACATTAAGTTGGATGATAATTCCTTCACTAACAGATACTACTAGAAAGTATGCACCAATTGCAGAATTTGCCTCTCATGAAGTACAAACAAAAgcatatgaaaatatttttatattatgaTTCACTGGAAGAGTTTTAGTACGtcttgggaaacaactagatgtgaCAGTTGcattgtgttggttgacaaagaatatcatcaaatgtggaaattagaaaatgaaaatgaagaaggtgAAGAAACAAATATATAGTCTCCTTTGCACATTGATTTACCTAAGAAAATTTATAGGATAACAGTAAATAATAATGGATGCATATTAATTatgggagggaaagtatcattataCAATAGTGAAGCCAAAATACTACATACCACTGAATTAACAAATTTTGATCCACAAATTCTTATTGAAACCAATAAGTATGGAAATTATATACGATTATATTGTATGCATCTAGATTGTATTAATATATGGTGGCTATAAAAAATTTTCCACTACATTGTATGAAAATGTGAAAGCCACAATCATTTATAAAACTTCGATTTTTTAATGTGGAATGACAGTTATATTGCAATCgactttatttaatttaaaatatacttTTAGATATGTTTTTATTAGATATTTCAAGTTgagttaaattattttttcaatagaAAATGTTTTATGATTCAGTGACAAATTTAAGAATTTTTAACAATATGTTTGATCTCTCTATTTGAAAGGTATATTTTTAAGATTTTAAATCGTACTAAAAGAATAGAGTTCACGAGATATAATAAATTGGGATTCTATTATGTGAGAAGAATGTTAATATTCTCACCACTATCGCATGCGGAAAAATTATTgagtttttaatttaaaaaaatagaatataatatCAAAATTTTAGCGTGTGTGATGACTGAAAGATTGTGGTTTAcaaaatacatcatcaatattttataagactcattagactcatattttattattgtttactttcagtggatacattaccatgatgtgtttttcagacttatatgacattatttcatgctttatctagatctgagatgcataatttatttgcagtattttagtacttgtgatttatggcattttatggattattgctatgtaatgagactttactttatctatgcaatgtgtaattatatgttgtgtgtctgcgagtgtattggatgcaaggggacgattttccttcacttatTTTGAtaagacagggaacgtcacgattctccttcattaatgtgcatgtcatgttttctatattgtatatatgcatgtgtggttcggtgaggcaggatattgcaggtacaagaaccgataggtacggggtatcgcctccacctggcttcacaggtctgagcgtgccttatattgtccgatggaagtggaggtagtagttgaccctaatttacttagttacactcttgtgagtgtcgtcagttggtcgtcatgTCAGTTTGTTCAGCCTTCATGTATTATCATTTgactttttatgagtatttgcttggggtttgttcagtttgtgtgttttagtagatttaattaattaattaaatttatggagttatctcatagtatattagaaatatattttatttaaattttagtgaaaaataaattagattaacttcaagctatgagatttccacaatccattttgcatttctagtgtattttttttttctttggattcgattgtgtgtatattttgaGCAAACCAGATTACTTGGCCAAAATGGAAATCCTCCTCTCGGATTCCAGTAGTTACAAAATTTTGTCTCGTAACCCATGCCCGAAGATTTTGAAGGCAGTTAGATCTGCTATTTCCAACTCCTCATTGGATGATTCTACCAAGTTTCGTCTTCTTCCGTCTAAGGAAGTGACCCCTCGTATATATGGGGTCCCAAAAATTCATAAAGCCAACATTCCTCTGAGACCCATTGTCGATACCATTGGGTCCCCAACTTACAAGTTAGCCGCTTTTCTTGCCAAATTAATCTCCCCGCTTGTTGGTAACTCCAACTCCTTCATCAAAGATTCCAACCAATTTGTTCAGTTTATCAAGGACACCAAGTTGGACCCTCAAGACACGCTTGTGAGCTTCGATGTGGTGTCCCTCTTCACCAAGGTCACTATTCTAGACTCCATAGAGATTGTCAAGCTTAAGGTCAATGAGGACATCGCCTCTTTGGTGGAACTTTGCTTAAGGTCAACCTTCTTCGCCTTCCAAGGCGTTATCTATGAACAGGTTGACGGAGTAGCCATGGGCTCCCCTCTCTCGCCGGTCATTGCCAACATATTCATGGAACATTTTGAAGAGGTGGCCTTACATTCTTTCCCcctcaaaccaaaatggtggaagcGATATATGGATGACACCAATGTATGTTGGCCCCACGGCTTGGacatgttagaggaatttcatactCACCTCAACAACATTTTTCCGTCTATTACCTTCACCAAAGAACTTGAATCCAACAACCGTTTATCTTTTCTCGATGTCTTAATCTGTAAAAAGCCTGACGGATCCCTTGGTCGTCAGGTGTATCGCAAAACTACCCACACTGACTTATATCTTCATTCgtcttctcatcaccaccatagccaGAAAGTTGGGATCCTCAAAACATTGGCTTTAAGAGCCCATCGGATTTGTGATAAGGATAACTTAgaccaagagctctcccatcttcGTCAAGTCTTCCTTTGGAATGGCTACTCGAACAAGCAGATCACTAGGGCCTTCCTCCAAGCCAAATCTCATTTCCTTTCCATCTCGAATCCCGTGCCCTCTCCATCTCAGGCCCCGTTtgtctctctcccttatgttgaaggcatttctcacaaaatctcaaaaatcctTGGGAAAAAAGGTCTCCGTTGTGCCTTCAAACTTGTTTCCACCATCAAGAGGCATGCCCCACCGCTTAAGGACACTAGGGATGCCTTTTCAGAGTCAGGTGTATACAAGATTGTATGCTCCTGTGGAACTCCTTACATTGGAGAAACAGGTCATTCGTTCATGACTCGAATAAAAGAGCACAGTGCCGACATTAAGCATGAACGtgccctcaaatcagccttagcCGAGCATTCAACCACTACCAAACATCATATATGTTTGGAGGACACTCAGGTATTGTGTAGGGAGAACAACTTTTTCAAgaggaaagttaaagaggccattgctatcATTCAGCACCCATCCAATCTTAATCGAGACGATGGGTTAAACCTTAGCATCTCGTGGCACCCTCTTCTTTTGGCCCTCCAGCGTCATCCCCGCCCCCCTCCttgacttctccccctctttcttcttcttttgtgcgtctccctctccccctttggtctattttcctttttgtttatttTCTAGTTTATATTTGCTTTCAGTCCTCATCGTGTGTTTATTTTTATCTGCTCTTGTCTTTTGGAATTGTAAATTTCTCTTTTCTTATCTGTTTCTGGTTTTTTGTCTTTTGGTTTATGCCTTTGCGTATATTCTGTTATGTAtttgtattcatttatttattcttttaaattttaatttttgtcccatattcttttcttcttttgtgttttttagtggttttgattgtGATGCTgggctttccttttttcttttctgtgGGCGGTTTATTCCTTGGAGTTTTTTAGGTCTCCCACCCTTCAGgtggtcttttccttttctctttcctctctccttgtttctcgtgccttcccccacccctctcctctttatattCTGCCTCAAATCTGCatctcaacatctttcatgtcttgggaattctcttcatcctgatgatgaatcacggagtgtgattcgaaacgttgatgaaaaaatatacacacaatcgaatccagagaaaaaaaaatacactagaaatagaTTAACTTCATTTATTGTTTtcctaaaattttaaataaataaaagaataaaagaataaataaatgaataaaagaattaattagaattaaagtat
This genomic stretch from Cryptomeria japonica chromosome 8, Sugi_1.0, whole genome shotgun sequence harbors:
- the LOC131857886 gene encoding uncharacterized protein LOC131857886 codes for the protein MEILLSDSSSYKILSRNPCPKILKAVRSAISNSSLDDSTKFRLLPSKEVTPRIYGVPKIHKANIPLRPIVDTIGSPTYKLAAFLAKLISPLVGNSNSFIKDSNQFVQFIKDTKLDPQDTLVSFDVVSLFTKVTILDSIEIVKLKVNEDIASLVELCLRSTFFAFQGVIYEQVDGVAMGSPLSPVIANIFMEHFEEVALHSFPLKPKWWKRYMDDTNVCWPHGLDMLEEFHTHLNNIFPSITFTKELESNNRLSFLDVLICKKPDGSLGRQVYRKTTHTDLYLHSSSHHHHSQKVGILKTLALRAHRICLRCAFKLVSTIKRHAPPLKDTRDAFSESGVYKIVCSCGTPYIGETGHSFMTRIKEHSADIKHERALKSALAEHSTTTKHHICLEDTQVLCRENNFFKRKVKEAIAIIQHPSNLNRDDGLNLSISWHPLLLALQRHPRPPP